Proteins from a single region of Urocitellus parryii isolate mUroPar1 chromosome 4, mUroPar1.hap1, whole genome shotgun sequence:
- the Fibin gene encoding fin bud initiation factor homolog codes for MMVLKFLWMGFLCHLCQGYFDGPLYPEMSNGTLHHYFVPDGDYEENDDPEKCQLLFRVSDRRRCSQGEGTQASRLMSLTLREEFTVLGRQVEDAGRVLEGISKSISYDLDGEESYGKYLRRESHQIGDAYSNSDKSLTELESKFKQGQEQDSLQENRLNEDFLGMLVHTKSLLKETLDISTGLRDKYELLALTIRSHGTRLGRLKNDYLKV; via the coding sequence ATGATGGTCCTGAAGTTCCTCTGGATGGGTTTCCTCTGCCACCTGTGTCAGGGCTACTTTGACGGCCCTCTCTACCCAGAAATGTCCAATGGGACTCTGCACCACTACTTCGTGCCCGACGGGGACTATGAGGAGAACGATGACCCCGAGAAGTGCCAGCTCCTTTTCAGGGTGAGTGACCGTCGGCGCTGCTCCCAAGGGGAAGGGACCCAGGCCAGTCGCTTGATGAGTCTCACCCTTCGAGAGGAGTTCACGGTGCTGGGCCGCCAGGTGGAGGATGCTGGGCGCGTCTTGGAGGGCATCAGCAAGAGCATCTCCTACGACCTGGATGGGGAAGAGAGTTATGGCAAGTACCTGCGGCGGGAGTCCCACCAGATTGGGGATGCCTACTCCAACTCCGACAAGTCCCTCACTGAGCTGGAAAGCAAATTCAAGCAGGGCCAGGAACAGGACAGCCTGCAGGAGAATCGGCTCAACGAGGACTTCCTGGGGATGCTGGTCCACACCAAGTCCCTGCTGAAAGAAACGCTGGACATCTCCACAGGGCTTAGGGACAAATACGAGCTGCTGGCCCTCACCATCAGGAGCCACGGGACTCGGCTAGGTCGGCTGAAAAACGATTATCTTAAAGTATGA